In the Gymnogyps californianus isolate 813 chromosome 3, ASM1813914v2, whole genome shotgun sequence genome, one interval contains:
- the FABP7 gene encoding fatty acid-binding protein, brain, which translates to MVEAFCATWKLVDSHNFDEYMKALGVGFATRQVGNVTKPTVIISSEGDKVVIRTQSTFKNTEISFKLGEEFDETTPDDRNCKSVVTLDGDKLVHVQKWDGKETNFVREIKDGKMVMTLTFGDVVAVRHYEKA; encoded by the exons ATGGTCGAGGCTTTCTGCGCCACCTGGAAGCTGGTGGACAGCCACAACTTCGACGAGTACATGAAGGCGCTGG GAGTGGGGTTTGCAACACGCCAGGTGGGGAATGTGACTAAACCCACTGTGATTATCAGCAGCGAGGGGGACAAAGTAGTGATCAGGACTCAAAGCACtttcaaaaacacagaaatcagCTTTAAACTTGGAGAGGAATTTGATGAAACTACCCCCGATGATAGAAACTGCAAA TCAGTTGTGACCCTGGATGGAGACAAGCTAGTGCATGTACAGAAGTGGGACGGCAAAGAGACAAACTTTGTGAGAGAAATAAAGGATGGCAAAATGGTAATG ACTCTCACCTTTGGTGATGTGGTTGCTGTTCGCCACTATGAGAAAGCGTAG
- the PKIB gene encoding cAMP-dependent protein kinase inhibitor beta has product MTDVEPVVTDFAASGRAGRRNALPDILGSPAGAGTSDLPHKLAELSVSEDEGAEGGEVPSSKALLESQEAEGKSNDS; this is encoded by the exons ATGACTGATGTGGAGCCTGTGGTCACAGATTTTGCAGCATCAGGACGGGCAGGCCGCCGGAACGCCTTACCAGATATTCTGGGCTCTCCTGCTGGTGCTGGGACTTCAGACCTGCCACACAAACTGGCTGAGCTCTCTGTTTCAGAAG aTGAAGGAGCAGAGGGTGGAGAAGTGCCATCATCCAAAGCCTTGCTGGAAAGTcaagaggcagaaggaaaaagcaatgatTCCTAA